Proteins from a single region of Budorcas taxicolor isolate Tak-1 chromosome 11, Takin1.1, whole genome shotgun sequence:
- the TMEM214 gene encoding transmembrane protein 214, whose translation MAAKTAGGGRWEVVKKGRRAGAGGSGKGGGGDRRALGEANGVWKYDLTPPIQTTSTLYERGFEKIMKRQNKEQVPPPAVEPKKPGNKKQAKKVATLTNQNQKQGRFRSLEEALKALDLADLQKELDKSQSVFSGNPSVWLKDLASYLNYKLQVPPSEPTLSQHPHDYPYSLVSRELRGIIRGLLAKAAGSLELFFDHCLFTMLQELDKTPGESLHGYRICIQAILQDKPKIVTTNLGKFLELLRSHQSRPAKCLTIMWALGQAGFTNLTEGLRVWLGIMLPVLGIKSLSPFAIAYLDRLLLMHPNLTKGFGMIGPKDLFPLLDFAYMPNNSLTPSLQEQLCQLYPRLKVLAFGAKPESTLHTYFPSFLSRATPGCPPEMKKELLRSLTECLMVDPLSTSVWRQLYPKHLSQSSLLLEHLLRSWERIPKKTQKSLQETIQSFKLTNQDLLRKGSGSNQDVVTCDSACKSLLQQARGFQLPWTRLLLLVLVFAIGFLCHDFRSHSSFQASLSGRLLQSSGVLPAGQQACTKIYSYSLQGYSWLEKTLPAWGSHLLTVVRPGLQLAWAHTNATVSFLSAHCASHLAWFSDSLANLFQRVQTQLPDTLNQLVRSLRELLLFLYHSILLPTWHMLLEALAQIQEHCHEACRGEVTWDCMKTQLSEAAHWTWLRLQDTTVAFLDWALAMISQQ comes from the exons ATGGCGGCCAAGACGGCAGGTGGGGGGcgctgggaggtggtgaagaagGGGCGGCGGGCTGGGGCCGGCGGCAGTGGTAAAGGCGGCGGAGGGGACCGCCGGGCGCTCGGGGAGGCGAACGGAGTATGGAAGTACGACCTGACCC CTCCAATCCAGACGACAAGCACCCTGTATGAGCGGGGCTTTGAGAAAATCATGAAGCGGCAGAATAAGGAGCAGGTTCCACCTCCTGCTGTGGAGCCTAAGAAACCGGGGAACAAGAAGCAGGCTAAGAAGGTGGCGACCCTCACCAACCAGAACCAGAAGCAGGGCCGCTTTCGCAGCCTGGAGGAGGCACTGAAAGCT CTGGACCTGGCAGATCTGCAGAAGGAACTGGACAAGAGCCAGAGTGTGTTCTCTGGGAACCCATCTGTGTGGTTGAAGGACCTGGCCAGCTATCTCAACTACAAGCTCCAAGTACCTCCGAGTGAACCCACACTTAGCCAGCATCCTCACG ATTATCCCTACAGCCTGGTGAGCCGGGAGCTGCGTGGCATCATCCGAGGGCTACTGGCAAAGGCTGCAGGATCCCTGGAGCTCTTTTTTGACCACTGTCTATTCACCATGCTACAAGAACTGGATAAGACTCCAG GGGAGTCACTGCACGGTTACCGCATCTGTATCCAGGCCATTCTGCAAGACAAGCCCAAGATTGTCACCACGAACCTAGGCAAG TTCCTAGAACTGCTGAGGTCCCACCAGAGCCGACCAGCCAAGTGTCTGACCATCATGTGGGCCCTGGGTCAAGCGGGTTTTACCAACCTCACCGAGGGACTGAGAG TGTGGCTGGGGATTATGCTGCCTGTGCTGGGCATCAAGTCTCTGTCTCCCTTCGCCATTGCATACCTGGATCGGCTGCTCCT GATGCACCCCAACCTCACCAAGGGCTTTGGCATGATTGGCCCCAAGGACCTCTTCCCACTTCTGGACTTTGCCTATATGCCCAACAACTCCTTGACTCCCAG CCTGCAGGAGCAGCTATGTCAGCTATACCCACGACTGAAGGTGCTGGCATTTGGGGCAAAGCCGGAATCCACGCTACATACCTACTTCCCCTCCTTCTTGTCCAGAGCCACCCCTGGCTGCCCTCCAGAGATGAAGAAAGAG CTCCTGAGAAGCCTGACCGAGTGCCTGATGGTGGACCCCCTCAGCACCAGCGTATGGCGGCAGCTCTATCCCAAGCACCTGTCACAGTCCAG CCTGCTGTTGGAGCACCTGCTCAGGTCCTGGGAGCGGATTCCCAAGAAG ACGCAGAAGTCTTTGCAAGAAACTATTCAGTCCTTCAAGCTTACCAACCAGGATCTACTGAGAAAGGGCAGCGGCAGCAATCAGGATGTCGTCACCTGCGACTCGGCCTGCAAG aGTCTGTTGCAGCAGGCTCGGGGCTTCCAGCTGCCCTGGACACGGCTACTCCTGTTGGTGCTGGTCTTTGCCATAGGTTTCCTATGCCATGACTTCCGGTCACACAGCTCTTTCCAGG CCTCCCTTTCTGGCCGGCTGCTTCAGTCATCTGGTGTCTTGCCTGCTGGCCAACAAGCATGCACCAAGATCTACTCCTACAGCCTTCAGGGCTACAG CTGGCTGGAGAAGACATTGCCAGCCTGGGGCTCCCACCTGCTGACTGTGGTGAGGCCTGGCTTGCAGCTGGCCTGGGCCCACACCAATGCCACCGTCAGCTTCCTTTCTGCCCACTGTGCCTCACACCTTGCCTGGTTCAGTGACAGCCTCGCCAACCTCTTCCAGAGG GTACAGACCCAGCTCCCTGACACCCTGAACCAGCTGGTCCGTTCTCTGAGGGAGCTGCTCCTGTTTCTTTACCACAGCATCCTGCTGCCCACATGGCACATGCTGCTTGAGGCCCTGGCCCAGATCCAGGAGCATTGCCATGAGGCATGCAG AGGCGAGGTGACTTGGGACTGCATGAAGACACAGCTCAGTGAGGCTGCCCACTGGACCTGGCTCAGACTACAGGACACCACAGTGGCTTTCTTGGACTGGGCACTTGCCATGATATCCCAGCAGTAG
- the MAPRE3 gene encoding microtubule-associated protein RP/EB family member 3 isoform X1, producing MAVNVYSTSVTSENLSRHDMLAWVNDSLHLNYTKIEQLCSGAAYCQFMDMLFPGCVHLRKVKFQAKLEHEYIHNFKVLQAAFKKMGVDKIIPVEKLVKGKFQDNFEFIQWFKKFFDANYDGKDYNPLLARQGQDVAPPPNPGDQIFNKSKKLIGTAVPQRTSPTGPKNMQTSGRLSNVAPPCILRKNPPSARNGGHETDAQILELNQQLLDLKLTVDGLEKERDFYFSKLRDIELICQEHESENSPVISGIIGILYATEEGFAPPEDDEIEEHQQEDQDEY from the exons ATGGCCGTCAATGTGTACTCCACATCTGTGACCAGTGAAAATCTGAGTCGCCATGATATGCTTGCATGGGTCAACGACTCCCTGCACCTCAACTATACCAAGATAGAACAGCTCTGCTCAG GGGCAGCCTACTGCCAGTTCATGGACATGCTCTTCCCTGGCTGCGTGCACTTGAGGAAGGTGAAGTTCCAGGCCAAGCTAGAGCACGAATACATCCATAACTTCAAGGTGCTGCAAGCAGCTTTCAAGAAGATGGGTGTTGACAAA ATCATTCCTGTAGAGAAATTAGTGAAaggaaaattccaagataattttgagtttattcagTGGTTTAAGAAATTCTTTGACGCAAACTATGATGGAAAGGATTACAACCCTCTGCTGGCGCGGCAGGGCCAGGACGTAGCACCACCTCCTAACCCAGGTGATCAGATCTTCAACAAATCCAAGAAACTCATTGGCACAGCAG TTCCACAGAGGACGTCCCCCACAGGCCCCAAAAATATGCAGACCTCCGGCCGGCTGAGCAACGTGGCTCCCCCCTGTATCCTCCGGAAGAATCCTCCGTCAGCCCGAAACGGTGGCCACGAGACTGATGCCCAGATTCTTGAGCTCAACCAGCAG CTACTGGATTTGAAGCTAACGGTGGATGGGCTGGAGAAGGAGCGTGACTTCTACTTCAGCAAACTTCGAGACATTGAGCTCATCTGCCAGGAACACGAAAGTGAGAACAGCCCCGTCATCTCGGGCATCATTGGCATCCTCTACGCCACGGAG GAAGGATTTGCACCCCCTGAGGACGATGAGATTGAGGAACACCAACAGGAAGACCAGGACGAGTACTGA
- the MAPRE3 gene encoding microtubule-associated protein RP/EB family member 3 isoform X2, translating to MAVNVYSTSVTSENLSRHDMLAWVNDSLHLNYTKIEQLCSGAAYCQFMDMLFPGCVHLRKVKFQAKLEHEYIHNFKVLQAAFKKMGVDKIIPVEKLVKGKFQDNFEFIQWFKKFFDANYDGKDYNPLLARQGQDVAPPPNPVPQRTSPTGPKNMQTSGRLSNVAPPCILRKNPPSARNGGHETDAQILELNQQLLDLKLTVDGLEKERDFYFSKLRDIELICQEHESENSPVISGIIGILYATEEGFAPPEDDEIEEHQQEDQDEY from the exons ATGGCCGTCAATGTGTACTCCACATCTGTGACCAGTGAAAATCTGAGTCGCCATGATATGCTTGCATGGGTCAACGACTCCCTGCACCTCAACTATACCAAGATAGAACAGCTCTGCTCAG GGGCAGCCTACTGCCAGTTCATGGACATGCTCTTCCCTGGCTGCGTGCACTTGAGGAAGGTGAAGTTCCAGGCCAAGCTAGAGCACGAATACATCCATAACTTCAAGGTGCTGCAAGCAGCTTTCAAGAAGATGGGTGTTGACAAA ATCATTCCTGTAGAGAAATTAGTGAAaggaaaattccaagataattttgagtttattcagTGGTTTAAGAAATTCTTTGACGCAAACTATGATGGAAAGGATTACAACCCTCTGCTGGCGCGGCAGGGCCAGGACGTAGCACCACCTCCTAACCCAG TTCCACAGAGGACGTCCCCCACAGGCCCCAAAAATATGCAGACCTCCGGCCGGCTGAGCAACGTGGCTCCCCCCTGTATCCTCCGGAAGAATCCTCCGTCAGCCCGAAACGGTGGCCACGAGACTGATGCCCAGATTCTTGAGCTCAACCAGCAG CTACTGGATTTGAAGCTAACGGTGGATGGGCTGGAGAAGGAGCGTGACTTCTACTTCAGCAAACTTCGAGACATTGAGCTCATCTGCCAGGAACACGAAAGTGAGAACAGCCCCGTCATCTCGGGCATCATTGGCATCCTCTACGCCACGGAG GAAGGATTTGCACCCCCTGAGGACGATGAGATTGAGGAACACCAACAGGAAGACCAGGACGAGTACTGA